Proteins found in one Labrenzia sp. VG12 genomic segment:
- the fabD gene encoding ACP S-malonyltransferase, protein MTIAFTFPGQGSQSVGMGKGLADAFPEARAVFDEVDEALGQKLSDVMWTGPEDALTLTANAQPALMAVSLATMRVLEARGLDLAASVSFVAGHSLGEYSALAAAGSLDVGTAARLLRVRGDAMQNAVPVGQGAMAALLGLEFEAAVEVAEAAAQGEVCQAANDNAPGQVVVSGHLAAVERAIEIAKAKGARRAVMLPVSAPFHCALMAPAADKMSEALANAQINAPKVPLVANVLAQPISDPDEIRARLVEQVTGTVRWRESVTWLAENGVDTFVEVGTGKVLTGMIKRIAKEATGIAVNTPEDIDALLEKISG, encoded by the coding sequence CATGGGCAAGGGGCTCGCCGATGCGTTTCCGGAGGCCAGGGCGGTCTTCGACGAAGTCGACGAGGCTCTCGGGCAGAAACTGTCCGATGTCATGTGGACCGGACCGGAAGACGCCCTGACGCTGACCGCCAATGCTCAGCCTGCACTGATGGCGGTAAGCCTGGCGACAATGCGCGTGCTTGAGGCGCGCGGTCTTGATCTTGCGGCCAGCGTGTCCTTCGTCGCCGGGCATTCGCTTGGTGAATACTCGGCCCTGGCTGCTGCCGGCAGCCTGGATGTCGGAACGGCTGCACGTTTGCTGCGGGTGCGCGGCGATGCCATGCAAAATGCAGTGCCGGTCGGGCAGGGCGCCATGGCTGCGCTGCTCGGGCTCGAGTTCGAGGCGGCCGTTGAAGTCGCGGAAGCTGCCGCCCAGGGCGAAGTCTGCCAGGCGGCAAACGACAATGCGCCGGGTCAGGTCGTGGTGTCCGGTCATCTGGCGGCTGTCGAACGTGCCATTGAAATCGCCAAGGCCAAGGGCGCGCGCCGCGCAGTCATGCTGCCGGTCAGTGCACCGTTCCATTGCGCCCTGATGGCGCCGGCTGCCGACAAGATGTCCGAAGCGCTGGCGAATGCCCAGATCAACGCACCGAAGGTTCCGCTCGTTGCCAACGTCCTGGCGCAGCCGATCAGCGATCCGGACGAAATCCGGGCCCGTCTCGTTGAACAGGTCACCGGCACCGTGCGCTGGCGCGAAAGCGTGACCTGGCTTGCCGAAAACGGCGTCGACACGTTCGTGGAAGTTGGAACCGGCAAGGTTCTGACCGGCATGATCAAGCGGATTGCCAAAGAAGCCACCGGCATCGCCGTGAATACACCGGAAGATATCGACGCGCTTCTGGAAAAGATCTCCGGTTAA
- the fabG gene encoding 3-oxoacyl-[acyl-carrier-protein] reductase gives MFSLQGKNALVTGATGGIGEAIARALHAQGATVSLSGTRAEKLEALAADLGERAFVTPANLSDRDAVDGLLPAAEEKMGSVDILVNNAGITRDNIFMRMKDEEWDQVIEVNLSSGFRLCRAAIKGMMKRRSGRIVGITSVVGVTGNPGQVNYAAAKAGMIGMYKSLAREVASRNITVNTIAPGFIETAMTDALNDKQKESILTSVPAGRLGTSAEIASAALYLASDEAAYVTGQTLHVNGGMAMI, from the coding sequence ATGTTCAGCTTGCAAGGGAAAAACGCGCTTGTCACCGGCGCCACGGGCGGGATCGGTGAGGCCATCGCGCGTGCGCTTCATGCGCAGGGCGCGACTGTTTCCTTGTCCGGAACGCGGGCTGAGAAACTGGAAGCGCTTGCCGCCGATCTCGGCGAGCGCGCCTTCGTCACACCGGCCAACCTGTCCGATCGCGACGCCGTGGATGGGCTGCTTCCGGCTGCGGAAGAAAAAATGGGCTCCGTTGACATCCTGGTCAACAATGCCGGTATCACCCGCGACAACATCTTCATGCGCATGAAGGACGAGGAATGGGACCAGGTGATCGAAGTCAACCTGAGCTCCGGTTTCCGTCTGTGCCGCGCCGCCATCAAGGGCATGATGAAGCGCCGCTCCGGCCGGATTGTCGGCATCACCTCCGTCGTCGGCGTGACCGGCAACCCGGGGCAGGTGAACTATGCCGCCGCCAAGGCGGGCATGATCGGCATGTACAAGTCGCTTGCCCGGGAAGTGGCCAGCCGCAACATCACCGTCAACACGATTGCGCCGGGTTTCATCGAAACGGCCATGACCGACGCGCTGAACGACAAGCAAAAAGAATCGATTTTGACAAGTGTCCCTGCAGGACGTTTGGGCACTTCCGCCGAGATCGCTTCGGCCGCTCTATATCTTGCCAGTGACGAGGCTGCCTACGTGACCGGGCAGACACTCCACGTCAATGGCGGCATGGCTATGATTTAA
- a CDS encoding acyl carrier protein translates to MSDIADRVKKIVVEHLGVDAEKVVEGASFIDDLGADSLDTVELVMAFEEEFGVEIPDTAAETILTVGDAVKFLEANK, encoded by the coding sequence ATGAGCGATATCGCGGATCGGGTAAAGAAGATCGTTGTTGAGCACCTCGGTGTAGACGCTGAGAAAGTTGTCGAGGGCGCCAGCTTCATCGACGACCTGGGCGCAGACAGCCTCGACACCGTTGAGCTGGTCATGGCATTCGAAGAAGAATTCGGCGTGGAAATCCCGGACACCGCAGCAGAAACCATTCTGACTGTTGGCGACGCTGTGAAGTTTCTCGAAGCCAACAAGTAA
- the fabF gene encoding beta-ketoacyl-ACP synthase II, with protein sequence MRRVVVTGLGMVTPLGCGVDVTWKKILEGQSGANKVTNFKVDDLACQIACQIPRDPSVEGAFNPDDWMDVKEQRKVDDFIVYAMAAADQAMADSGYKAETYDQQARSGVLIGSGIGGLQGIEQGAHLLAEKGPRRVSPFFIPGRLINLAGGYVSIRHGLKGPNHAVVTACSTGAHAIGDASRLIAFGDADVMVAGGTESPVCRLALAGFAACRALSTAFNDEPERGSRPYDVARDGFVMGEGAGVVVLEEYEHAVRRGAKIYAEVIGYGLSGDAYHITAPSSDGDGAYRCMEAALKRAEVTPADVDYVNAHGTSTPLGDEIELGAVTRLSGEHASSLTMSSTKSSIGHLLGAAGAVEAIFSVLAIRDSMAPPTINLDNPSVETEIDLVAHKPKKLDINVALSNSFGFGGTNASLVFRKVAA encoded by the coding sequence ATGAGGCGAGTTGTCGTAACTGGGTTGGGCATGGTCACGCCGCTTGGCTGTGGTGTCGATGTCACTTGGAAAAAGATCCTTGAGGGACAAAGCGGGGCCAACAAGGTCACCAATTTCAAGGTCGACGATTTGGCCTGCCAAATCGCCTGCCAGATCCCCCGCGATCCGTCCGTCGAGGGAGCGTTCAATCCGGATGACTGGATGGACGTCAAGGAACAGCGCAAGGTCGACGACTTCATCGTCTATGCGATGGCAGCTGCCGATCAGGCCATGGCCGATTCAGGCTACAAGGCGGAAACCTACGACCAGCAGGCACGCTCCGGCGTTCTGATAGGGTCGGGCATCGGTGGTCTGCAGGGCATCGAACAGGGCGCGCATCTGCTCGCTGAAAAGGGTCCGCGCCGCGTCTCGCCGTTCTTCATTCCCGGTCGCCTGATCAACCTTGCCGGCGGCTACGTGTCGATCCGGCACGGCCTGAAGGGCCCCAACCACGCCGTTGTGACCGCCTGTTCCACAGGCGCGCATGCCATCGGGGATGCGTCCCGCCTGATCGCCTTCGGCGACGCGGATGTCATGGTTGCCGGTGGTACGGAATCGCCGGTTTGCCGGCTGGCGCTGGCCGGATTTGCGGCTTGCCGCGCCCTGTCCACCGCCTTCAACGACGAACCGGAACGCGGTTCCCGCCCGTATGACGTTGCCCGCGACGGCTTCGTGATGGGCGAGGGCGCCGGCGTTGTGGTTCTGGAAGAATATGAACATGCCGTCCGCCGCGGCGCCAAGATCTATGCCGAAGTGATCGGCTATGGCCTGTCCGGCGACGCCTATCACATCACCGCGCCGTCCTCCGATGGCGATGGTGCCTACCGGTGCATGGAAGCAGCGCTGAAGCGCGCAGAGGTGACGCCGGCCGATGTGGACTACGTCAATGCCCACGGCACATCGACGCCGCTCGGCGACGAGATTGAACTGGGTGCCGTGACCCGCCTGTCCGGGGAACACGCTTCGAGCCTGACCATGTCATCGACCAAGTCGTCGATCGGTCACCTTCTGGGCGCCGCCGGCGCCGTCGAGGCCATCTTCTCCGTGCTCGCAATTCGCGACAGCATGGCACCGCCGACGATCAATCTCGACAATCCCTCAGTGGAAACGGAAATCGATCTGGTGGCGCACAAGCCGAAGAAGCTGGACATCAATGTCGCCCTTTCCAATTCCTTCGGGTTCGGCGGCACCAATGCCTCGCTTGTCTTCCGTAAAGTTGCCGCATAA
- the mltG gene encoding endolytic transglycosylase MltG: MRIKPKSPREALQPEQAPAPPQRSRHVRNPLVILINLVITLAVFGLATVGGALYFGKKKFEEAGPLATDATVVISSGSGLSGITDRLAGQGVIDDSMIDEWIFNLGIRFYKNATNLKAGEYAFAPGVSMHQVMTDLVEGNAVTHSVTIPEGWTTAQIIDRVRKHPVLVGEITDVPGEGALLPETYTFARGMTRQGVLDQMKAAQDKLLAEVWERRTSDLPVNSPEELVILASIVEKETALADERPRVAGVFVNRLNKNMRLQSDPTILYGLYGGEAWLKDRSAIKQSELKAENKYNTYQIDGLPPGPIGNPGRAAMEAVANPSRTLDLFFVADGTGGHIFAETYEQHQANVRKWRKIERERRQQQQNQETQPATSN, translated from the coding sequence ATGCGCATTAAGCCGAAAAGCCCGCGCGAAGCCTTGCAGCCGGAGCAGGCACCGGCACCGCCGCAGCGCTCCCGCCATGTGCGCAACCCGCTGGTCATCCTGATCAACCTGGTGATCACGCTGGCCGTCTTCGGTCTGGCGACCGTGGGCGGCGCTCTCTACTTTGGCAAGAAGAAGTTCGAGGAAGCCGGCCCGCTTGCGACGGACGCCACGGTTGTGATCTCTTCCGGATCAGGCCTGTCGGGCATCACCGACCGTCTCGCCGGCCAGGGCGTCATCGACGACAGCATGATTGACGAGTGGATCTTCAATCTCGGCATCCGCTTCTACAAGAACGCCACCAATCTGAAAGCCGGCGAATACGCCTTTGCACCGGGTGTCTCCATGCACCAGGTCATGACCGATCTGGTGGAAGGCAACGCGGTCACGCATTCCGTCACCATTCCGGAAGGCTGGACCACCGCCCAGATCATCGATCGTGTGCGCAAACACCCGGTTCTGGTCGGCGAGATCACGGACGTGCCGGGCGAGGGCGCCCTGCTGCCCGAGACCTACACCTTTGCACGCGGCATGACCCGTCAGGGCGTGCTCGACCAGATGAAGGCGGCGCAGGACAAGCTGCTCGCCGAGGTCTGGGAGCGGCGGACCAGCGATCTGCCGGTCAATTCGCCCGAGGAGCTGGTGATCCTGGCGTCGATCGTCGAGAAGGAAACCGCACTGGCCGATGAGCGCCCGCGCGTTGCCGGCGTCTTCGTCAACCGTCTCAACAAGAACATGCGCCTGCAGTCGGATCCCACGATCCTCTACGGCCTTTACGGCGGCGAGGCCTGGCTCAAGGACAGGTCGGCCATCAAGCAGTCCGAGCTGAAGGCGGAAAACAAGTACAACACCTATCAGATCGACGGCCTGCCGCCGGGACCGATCGGCAATCCGGGCCGGGCGGCCATGGAAGCGGTCGCCAACCCGTCGCGCACACTGGATCTCTTCTTTGTGGCGGACGGCACCGGCGGGCACATTTTTGCCGAGACCTACGAGCAGCACCAGGCGAATGTGCGTAAGTGGCGCAAGATCGAACGGGAACGCCGGCAGCAACAGCAAAACCAGGAAACGCAGCCGGCAACATCGAACTGA
- a CDS encoding YicC/YloC family endoribonuclease has protein sequence MALASMTGFARAIGEAGPVRWTWELRSVNGKSLDLRIRIPAGLETLEPKIRERCSKVLRRGNVSIGLAMQRDQSAQQLQVNEAALEAVLSTIDLLKQRVPDLAPPSLDGILSQKGVFDLKEPEDDEAAQAALHKALLTSLDGALIDLVDMRHTEGHAISTVVRGQIDRIAELTQAAETLPARKPEAIKARLKKQVAELMDASDGQLDPQRLHQEAVLLATKADIREELDRLQAHVAAVRDLMDSGGAIGRRLDFLAQEFNREANTLCSKSNDVDLTAIGLDLKAVIDQMREQIQNLE, from the coding sequence ATGGCACTTGCCAGCATGACAGGGTTCGCGCGGGCGATCGGGGAAGCGGGTCCCGTGCGCTGGACCTGGGAACTCAGATCCGTCAACGGCAAGTCGCTGGACCTGCGCATTCGCATTCCGGCCGGGCTGGAAACCCTGGAACCGAAAATCCGCGAGCGCTGCAGCAAGGTGCTGCGCCGCGGCAACGTGTCCATTGGCCTTGCCATGCAGCGCGACCAGTCGGCGCAGCAGCTGCAGGTCAACGAAGCGGCGCTTGAGGCCGTGCTGTCGACCATCGATCTTCTGAAACAACGTGTGCCGGACCTGGCGCCGCCGTCCCTCGATGGCATTCTGTCCCAGAAGGGTGTCTTTGACCTGAAGGAACCCGAGGACGACGAGGCTGCCCAGGCTGCGCTTCACAAGGCGCTGCTGACCTCGCTCGATGGCGCCCTGATCGATCTGGTCGACATGCGCCACACGGAAGGCCACGCGATCAGCACGGTTGTGCGCGGTCAGATCGACCGGATCGCGGAACTGACGCAAGCTGCCGAAACCCTGCCGGCCCGCAAGCCCGAGGCGATCAAGGCCCGGCTGAAGAAACAGGTCGCCGAGCTGATGGATGCCTCCGACGGCCAGCTGGACCCGCAGCGCCTCCACCAGGAAGCGGTTCTGCTGGCGACCAAGGCCGATATCCGCGAAGAGCTCGACCGGCTGCAGGCCCATGTCGCCGCCGTCCGCGATCTGATGGACAGCGGCGGCGCAATCGGCCGGCGTCTCGATTTCCTGGCACAGGAATTTAACCGGGAAGCCAATACACTGTGCTCCAAGTCGAATGACGTGGATCTGACGGCCATCGGGCTGGACTTGAAAGCCGTTATCGATCAAATGCGTGAGCAGATACAGAATCTGGAGTAA
- the gmk gene encoding guanylate kinase: MTDAPAGTPSGTTVSAEEAEQQRRGLMLVLSSPSGAGKSTIARLLLDKEDNLALSISVTTRPRRSSEVDGVHYHFLDPGRFEQMREHDELLEWAEVHGNYYATPRGPVENAIENGRDILFDIDIQGTFQLYEKMRSDVVSIFILPPSIAEMKSRLKRRAEDTDDVIAKRMKTAVGEMRHWEKYDYVVVNDDLERAYENVRAILRAERLKQYRSPKIGPLIQGMVDDLEAELGGAG, translated from the coding sequence ATGACCGACGCCCCCGCCGGAACGCCGTCCGGAACCACCGTCAGCGCGGAAGAGGCCGAACAGCAGCGCCGCGGGCTGATGCTGGTTCTGTCGTCGCCTTCGGGCGCGGGCAAGTCGACCATTGCGCGGCTGCTTCTGGACAAGGAAGACAATCTCGCCCTGTCGATTTCCGTCACGACCCGGCCGCGCCGGTCCAGCGAGGTCGACGGTGTCCATTACCACTTCCTCGATCCAGGCCGCTTTGAACAGATGCGTGAGCATGACGAGCTGCTGGAATGGGCGGAAGTGCACGGCAACTACTATGCAACGCCGCGCGGGCCGGTCGAGAACGCGATCGAGAACGGGCGCGACATCCTGTTCGACATCGACATCCAGGGCACGTTCCAGCTCTACGAGAAGATGCGCTCGGACGTCGTCTCCATCTTCATCCTGCCGCCGTCGATCGCGGAGATGAAATCCCGCCTGAAGCGGCGCGCGGAAGACACCGACGATGTCATCGCCAAGCGCATGAAGACCGCCGTCGGCGAAATGCGGCACTGGGAAAAATACGATTATGTGGTCGTCAATGACGACCTGGAACGGGCCTATGAAAACGTCCGCGCCATCCTGCGCGCCGAACGCCTGAAGCAATACCGCTCGCCAAAGATCGGCCCGCTCATTCAGGGCATGGTGGATGACCTGGAAGCGGAGCTCGGCGGCGCGGGCTGA
- a CDS encoding LysR family transcriptional regulator — MNNSDFDWDAVRVFLAVAEHQSLSQAADTLSLSQPTVGRHVARLEDQLDVQLFDRRQTGYELTGAGRRLVKVARTMARSAADFGRAVDLEKVDAPEQVCRITLGEWGQQFLTLRVDEITKGLDRVRLEFYADDAFWDLSRNAADIAIGNRPPKHPHLIAQKLGDIAFHVYAAESYLEAHPDAADPLTWPDQIWAGYCGSRARLKSSQLQNEILKGRPCRYAVNNSIALYNVLKGGYAMGVLPDWIGRSEGLQRLTDAPLAVNDAWMSFHERLRLHPTLVAVKDRIVGLYRQRFAEAAGCG; from the coding sequence ATGAATAATAGCGATTTCGACTGGGATGCGGTCCGGGTGTTTCTTGCGGTCGCCGAACACCAGAGCCTCAGTCAGGCTGCCGACACGCTCTCGCTGTCACAGCCGACCGTCGGCCGGCATGTGGCCCGGCTGGAAGACCAGCTGGACGTGCAGCTGTTCGACCGGCGCCAGACCGGTTATGAGCTGACAGGGGCCGGCCGGCGCCTCGTCAAGGTGGCACGAACGATGGCCCGCAGCGCGGCGGATTTCGGCCGCGCGGTTGACCTGGAAAAGGTCGATGCGCCCGAACAGGTCTGCCGGATCACGCTGGGCGAATGGGGCCAGCAGTTTCTGACCCTCCGGGTGGACGAGATCACGAAGGGCCTCGACAGGGTCCGGCTCGAATTCTATGCAGATGATGCCTTCTGGGATCTCAGCCGCAACGCCGCCGACATTGCGATCGGCAACCGTCCGCCCAAACACCCGCACCTGATTGCCCAGAAGCTGGGCGACATCGCCTTTCATGTCTATGCAGCGGAGAGCTATCTGGAGGCGCATCCGGACGCCGCTGATCCCCTCACCTGGCCCGACCAGATCTGGGCCGGCTATTGCGGCAGCCGCGCCCGCCTCAAATCATCCCAACTGCAGAACGAAATCCTGAAGGGCCGGCCCTGCCGTTATGCGGTCAACAACTCCATTGCCCTCTACAACGTCCTGAAAGGCGGCTATGCCATGGGCGTACTGCCCGACTGGATCGGCCGGTCCGAGGGCCTGCAACGCCTCACCGACGCTCCCCTTGCCGTCAACGACGCCTGGATGAGCTTCCACGAACGCCTGCGCCTCCATCCGACCCTGGTGGCAGTCAAGGACCGGATCGTGGGTCTCTACCGGCAGCGGTTTGCGGAAGCTGCGGGGTGTGGTTGA
- the rsmA gene encoding 16S rRNA (adenine(1518)-N(6)/adenine(1519)-N(6))-dimethyltransferase RsmA yields the protein MAQIDDLPPLRDVIAAHGLNAKKSLGQNFLLDLNLTSRIARSAGSLEDCTVLEIGPGPGGLTRALLAAGARKVVAIEKDSRCLPALGEIAAHYPGRLEVIEGDALKIDPVAVTGGDKVRIAANLPYNVGTQLLINWITTEAWPPFWSSLTLMFQKEVGERISAEPGSKAYGRLGVLAGWRCKGGILFDISPKAFTPPPKVTSAVVHLTPNPAPLPCDLKALERITAAAFGQRRKMLRASLKALSPDAEQLIEAAGLKPTARAEEIDIAGFVALANSFTTAGAAAKN from the coding sequence ATGGCCCAGATCGACGATCTTCCGCCGCTGCGTGACGTGATCGCGGCCCATGGCCTCAATGCCAAGAAATCGCTCGGCCAGAATTTTCTGCTCGATCTCAACCTGACCTCGCGCATTGCCCGCTCCGCCGGTTCCCTGGAGGATTGCACGGTGCTGGAAATCGGCCCGGGCCCGGGTGGCCTGACCCGCGCGCTCCTTGCCGCAGGCGCCAGGAAGGTTGTTGCGATCGAAAAGGACAGCCGCTGCCTGCCCGCGCTTGGCGAGATCGCCGCGCATTATCCCGGCCGACTGGAGGTGATCGAGGGCGATGCGCTGAAGATCGACCCGGTCGCCGTCACCGGCGGCGACAAGGTCCGGATCGCCGCCAACCTGCCCTATAATGTCGGCACCCAGCTTTTGATCAACTGGATCACAACGGAGGCCTGGCCGCCATTCTGGTCGTCTCTGACCCTGATGTTCCAGAAGGAAGTCGGCGAGCGCATCAGCGCGGAACCGGGCTCCAAGGCCTATGGCCGGCTTGGCGTTCTGGCCGGCTGGCGCTGCAAGGGCGGCATCCTGTTCGATATCAGCCCCAAGGCCTTCACGCCGCCGCCCAAGGTCACGTCGGCGGTGGTGCACCTGACGCCAAATCCCGCCCCTCTGCCCTGCGACCTGAAGGCGCTGGAACGGATCACGGCGGCGGCCTTCGGCCAGCGGCGCAAGATGCTGCGGGCCTCGCTCAAGGCGCTGTCGCCGGATGCGGAACAGCTGATCGAGGCGGCCGGCCTGAAACCGACCGCGCGCGCGGAGGAGATCGATATTGCCGGCTTCGTTGCGCTGGCGAACAGTTTCACGACGGCCGGGGCTGCCGCGAAGAACTAG
- the pdxA gene encoding 4-hydroxythreonine-4-phosphate dehydrogenase PdxA, with product MARSQETLAVSMGEPAGIGPDLALLAWANRKNLKLPVFYVRGDVELFRQRSARLGMDVPVEAATPEEAAGLFSRALPLVQTGPALEDRPGEEQAASAQSVVSAIEGCVDDVRKGLASSLVTCPINKSALYKTGFSFPGHTEYLGALAEKNWPGAPARPVMMIAGPDLMVVPVTIHIPLKDVPETLTTELIVETAEITAADLKTRFGFTAPRLAICGLNPHAGENGSMGTEDRDVIAPAIEQLRAKGIDASGPHPADTLFHPPARTRYDCALGMYHDQVLVPAKTIGFDDSVNVTLGLPFVRTSPDHGTAYSLAGTGRVRIDSFAASLRMADALAHPERF from the coding sequence ATGGCAAGATCACAAGAGACGCTTGCCGTCAGCATGGGCGAACCGGCCGGGATCGGGCCGGACCTGGCGCTGCTTGCCTGGGCCAACCGGAAAAACCTGAAGCTGCCTGTCTTTTACGTGCGCGGCGATGTCGAGCTGTTCCGGCAAAGATCGGCCAGGCTGGGCATGGACGTTCCGGTTGAGGCGGCAACGCCCGAAGAGGCCGCCGGCCTCTTTTCCCGGGCCCTCCCCCTTGTGCAGACCGGACCGGCGCTGGAAGACCGGCCCGGAGAAGAACAGGCGGCGAGCGCACAATCTGTCGTGTCAGCCATTGAAGGCTGTGTCGACGATGTCCGGAAAGGTCTCGCCAGCAGTCTTGTCACCTGCCCGATCAACAAGTCGGCACTCTACAAGACCGGATTTTCCTTTCCCGGACACACGGAATATCTCGGCGCCCTGGCAGAAAAGAACTGGCCAGGCGCTCCAGCCAGGCCTGTCATGATGATCGCCGGGCCGGATCTGATGGTCGTTCCGGTGACCATCCATATTCCGCTGAAGGACGTGCCGGAGACGCTGACCACCGAACTGATCGTGGAGACGGCCGAAATCACGGCCGCCGACCTCAAAACCAGGTTCGGCTTTACGGCACCAAGGCTCGCGATCTGCGGCCTGAACCCGCATGCGGGCGAAAACGGCTCCATGGGAACCGAGGACAGGGATGTCATCGCCCCCGCCATCGAACAGCTGCGCGCCAAGGGCATTGACGCGAGCGGCCCGCACCCGGCCGACACCCTGTTCCACCCGCCGGCCCGCACAAGATATGACTGCGCGCTCGGCATGTATCACGATCAGGTCCTGGTGCCGGCCAAGACCATCGGCTTCGATGACAGCGTCAATGTCACCTTGGGCCTGCCCTTTGTGCGCACATCGCCCGACCACGGCACGGCCTACAGCCTGGCAGGCACCGGACGGGTGCGCATCGACAGTTTTGCGGCCTCCTTGCGCATGGCCGATGCGCTGGCCCATCCCGAACGGTTCTAG
- a CDS encoding peptidylprolyl isomerase, whose translation MRLRLVPVLFCLALILPAPFSAPAHAAIRVIVNDVPITDYDISQRARLITLTQRKSASAAKKQAKEELIDDQVKLGEAERMGVDISQSEVDNAYANIARNVKMSPGQLNKALRSGGVKPETLKARLKAQLAWSRIVRSRFSGNIDVNESDIIAALKKTDEEDRKKSVEYDLKRIIVVVPKSSSGGFKSKRKRESNQIRSAFNDCENPGAVLGKYSEVVVQPIGRRLETELPANMRDEISALQPGKLTKPSTTPVGFEMIAVCGKREIASDIAVRTELENELRAKEGENRSRRYLMEIRRRATIIYR comes from the coding sequence ATGCGACTTCGCCTCGTCCCTGTCCTCTTTTGCCTCGCGCTCATTCTGCCGGCGCCCTTTTCTGCACCGGCGCATGCGGCCATCAGGGTCATCGTCAATGACGTGCCCATCACCGACTATGACATCAGTCAACGGGCTCGCCTCATCACGCTGACCCAGCGCAAGTCCGCGTCTGCCGCCAAGAAACAGGCCAAGGAAGAACTGATCGATGACCAGGTCAAGCTTGGTGAAGCCGAACGGATGGGCGTCGACATCAGCCAGTCGGAAGTTGACAACGCCTATGCCAACATTGCGCGCAACGTGAAAATGTCGCCGGGGCAGCTGAACAAGGCCCTGCGCAGCGGCGGCGTAAAACCGGAAACACTCAAGGCCCGGCTGAAAGCACAATTGGCCTGGAGCCGGATTGTCCGCTCCCGCTTCAGCGGCAACATCGACGTCAACGAGTCCGACATCATCGCGGCTTTGAAAAAGACCGACGAAGAAGACCGCAAAAAGTCCGTCGAATATGACCTGAAACGCATCATTGTGGTCGTGCCGAAAAGCTCGTCCGGCGGCTTCAAGTCGAAACGCAAGCGCGAGAGCAACCAGATCAGGTCCGCCTTCAACGACTGTGAAAACCCCGGCGCGGTTCTCGGAAAGTACAGCGAAGTGGTGGTGCAGCCGATCGGGCGCCGCCTGGAAACCGAACTGCCCGCCAACATGCGTGACGAGATCAGCGCCCTGCAGCCGGGCAAGCTGACGAAACCGTCGACCACGCCCGTCGGGTTCGAGATGATTGCGGTTTGCGGCAAACGGGAGATTGCCTCCGACATTGCCGTTCGCACGGAGCTGGAAAACGAATTGCGGGCCAAGGAAGGCGAAAACCGGTCTCGCCGCTATCTCATGGAAATTCGCCGCCGCGCGACCATCATCTATCGCTGA